A genomic window from Yarrowia lipolytica chromosome 1D, complete sequence includes:
- a CDS encoding uncharacterized protein (Compare to YALI0D18810g, no similarity), whose translation MWIMATTTQAHKTLTKMDQSPFTRRLYEAGTLDDMPSPTRESTPGNVTSNMTTSLPSTPKHYQFRESASGVNFKASPVTPKAGFTPKFGGPSTPNRSTQATPQGTPTGSWTHPSLKVVKQRSGISKEAMVKRVVYNALSWLVFVLFRSFVKRVFFDWIAPNDLIHLPPDDSPTWKYVLYLQYFIQGVLATNILQALFYLVQPQDKYADLPMTDEQRELMGLPKLNKKTDIKNVPTPPKYVRNSPGSMNFPSPKPRSRSNSTSSSSVGTISASPGNSSVDLGNLSLGPSASPLRRHPNHVVSNVPGIGTPSPLGKSGVNVAKTIQSTGKNSAANTTANMSLSQSTPIGTPKNKSKLNQSQSFTPTGRYMYYSDSPRKA comes from the coding sequence ATGTGGATCAtggccaccaccacacaagCACACAAAACACTGACAAAAATGGACCAATCGCCGTTTACTCGGCGTCTGTACGAGGCCGGTACTCTTGATGACATGCCCAGTCCCACTCGTGAGAGCACACCCGGCAATGTGACCTCCAACATGACGACTTCTCTGCCTTCGACTCCTAAGCACTACCAGTTTCGCGAATCTGCGTCTGGAGTGAACTTCAAGGCTTCTCCGGTGACGCCGAAGGCCGGATTCACGCCCAAGTTTGGCGGCCCCTCGACCCCGAACAGATCGACCCAAGCCACCCCCCAAGGCACTCCTACGGGATCGTGGACCCATCCCAGTCTCAAGGTGGTGAAGCAACGAAGCGGAATCAGCAAGGAGGCCATGGTCAAGCGGGTGGTTTACAACGCTCTGAGCTGGCTGGTGTTTGTGCTCTTTCGATCGTTCGTCAAGCGGGTCTTTTTTGACTGGATCGCTCCGAACGACCTCATCCACCTACCCCCAGACGACTCCCCCACCTGGAAGTATGTTCTGTACCTGCAATACTTCATCCAGGGCGTGTTGGCCACCAACATTCTCCAGGCACTCTTCTACCTGGTCCAGCCCCAGGATAAGTACGCCGATCTGCCCATGACGGACGAGCAGAGAGAACTCATGGGACTGCCCAAACTCAACAAGAAAACCGACATCAAAAACGTCCCCACGCCTCCAAAGTACGTGCGAAACTCGCCGGGCTCCATGAACTTCCCCTCGCCCAAACCGCGATCGAGATCCAACtcgacctcctcgtcttcggtGGGAACCATTTCAGCCTCTCCCGGAAACTCCTCTGTGGACCTTGGAAATCTGTCTCTGGGTCCTTCGGCTTCTCCCCTGAGACGCCATCCTAACCACGTGGTCTCCAATGTGCCTGGAATTGGCACTCCTTCCCCTCTGGGCAAGTCTGGTGTCAATGTCGCCAAGACTATCCAGTCCACTGGAAAGAATTCCGCCGCCAACACCACCGCCAACATGTCGCTCAGCCAAAGCACGCCCATCGGTACCCCCAAGAACAAGTCCAAGCTcaaccagagccagagcttCACCCCCACAGGACGTTACATGTACTACAGTGACTCTCCCCGGAAGGCGTAA
- a CDS encoding uncharacterized protein (Compare to YALI0D18832g, similar to uniprot|Q6CDB7 Yarrowia lipolytica YALI0C01925g) encodes MAAPNKPYTFGLPKACSEEQLVRETAFLYSSCTLQEMGSFYFAHALKADGNASRAVYLKFYDNKLGLLHTSLDKCFHAEPPISASSPPKVLSMAVNPHVFFLRSRLWQGVCLLDNSWTVVVFQTLENEDIPKLASFIKDNNPDEIHLTSVHKTGLAKIRDGTPGDFHLTSEDGQKIEVHKTVLQPLWPFFSATIDSNMMEATENSLDLPFPASTIEVAVRYLYGQPLEFGFGDAANLLVMAQMYDLPELLSLAVAKIKAEALDVQQAIMLWKKSFEACNDDLRSYSAARIKQMMPDISHSKLLDDLDRDEMVALFMDVSGVESRS; translated from the coding sequence ATGGCAGCACCAAACAAGCCATACACTTTTGGGCTTCCCAAGGCGTGCTctgaggagcagctggtcaGAGAAACCGCCTTCCTCTACTCCTCTTGCACCCTACAAGAGATGGGAAGCTTCTACTTTGCGCACGCCCTCAAGGCCGACGGAAACGCCTCCAGAGCGGTGTATCTGAAGTTCTACGACAATAAGCTGGGGCTACTTCATACCAGTTTGGACAAGTGTTTCCACGCAGAACCGCCCATTTCCGCCAGCTCGCCGCCCAAGGTCTTGTCCATGGCCGTCAACCCTCACGTTTTCTTTCTGAGGTCTCGTCTATGGCAAGGAGTCTGTCTCTTGGACAACAGCTGGACGGTGGTGGTTTTCCAGACCCTTGAAAACGAAGATATTCCAAAGTTGGCATCTTTCATCAAGGATAACAACCCCGACGAGATACATCTCACCAGCGTGCACAAGACTGGATTGGCCAAAATCAGAGACGGAACTCCTGGAGACTTTCATTTGACTAGTGAGGATGGACAGAAAATAGAGGTCCATAAAACGGTGCTGCAACCGCTGTGGCCGTTCTTCTCGGCCACCATAGACTCGAACATGATGGAGGCGACGGAGAACTCCCTGGATCTGCCCTTTCCAGCATCGACCATCGAGGTCGCCGTGCGATATCTCTACGGGCAGCCTCTGGAATTCGGTTTCGGCGATGCAGCTAATCTTCTCGTCATGGCTCAAATGTACGACTTGCCCGAGCTACTCAGTCTCGCGGTGGCCAAAATCAAAGCGGAGGCTCTGGACGTTCAACAAGCCATCATGTTGTGGAAGAAGTCGTTTGAAGCCTGCAACGACGACCTGAGAAGCTACTCCGCTGCTAGAATCAAACAAATGATGCCAGACATTTCACATTCCAAGCTGCTAGACGATCTGGATCGAGACGAGATGGTGGCTTTGTTCATGGATGTTTCGGGAGTCGAGTCCAGGAGTTAG